One Acetobacterium sp. KB-1 DNA segment encodes these proteins:
- a CDS encoding NYN domain-containing protein, protein MKTILIVDGYNVIHGSEDLKRLSEIELEEARVKLISDLNGYSGFKGWETILVFDAYLQQSLEKREELVGQIKVVFTEKNKTADTYIEKLVYSLPKAYSVRVVTSDFTLQQMVMASGAERVPVRELIQDMEAVVKKFRDDKKKSVQKQGLKLSDFMDAETLDQFNKMRVKE, encoded by the coding sequence ATGAAAACTATATTAATTGTGGATGGCTATAATGTCATCCACGGTTCAGAGGATTTAAAACGCCTTTCAGAAATAGAACTGGAAGAAGCACGCGTCAAGTTGATTAGTGATTTAAATGGCTACAGCGGATTCAAAGGATGGGAAACCATCCTTGTTTTTGATGCCTATTTGCAACAATCGCTGGAAAAACGGGAAGAGTTGGTGGGGCAAATTAAGGTGGTTTTTACCGAAAAGAATAAAACTGCCGATACGTACATTGAAAAACTGGTTTACAGCCTGCCGAAAGCCTACAGTGTCCGGGTGGTGACATCGGATTTTACCTTGCAGCAAATGGTGATGGCCAGCGGAGCCGAGCGGGTTCCAGTGCGGGAGCTGATCCAGGATATGGAAGCAGTTGTCAAAAAATTTCGTGATGATAAGAAGAAAAGTGTCCAAAAACAAGGGCTTAAGCTCAGTGACTTTATGGATGCGGAGACCCTGGATCAATTTAATAAAATGCGCGTTAAAGAATGA